In Nicotiana tabacum cultivar K326 chromosome 2, ASM71507v2, whole genome shotgun sequence, the following proteins share a genomic window:
- the LOC107775822 gene encoding uncharacterized protein LOC107775822, with the protein MLRQGYLKGLLSDWGKTNFTRGREQHQGPPKPPSPAHTIHMIIGGGNDPSINSANFTTTHKLKQSITHEWYDELEESITFDKSDTNGLEFPHYDALVITLRILDTDVRRIMVDVGSNACIIHPRVLTQMKLDDKIVPRCIILTCFNNAVERTSGEMTLPVLVGGVTLETTFHIMDQDTAYNAIIGRLWIHIMRAIPSSLYQIIKFPTPCGIFSIRRERRISREYYRIALDCTATQQMRDREKEA; encoded by the coding sequence ATGTTGCGACAAGGATACCTCAAAGGATTACTAAGCGATTGGGGAAAGACCAACTTTACCAGGGGACGCGAACAACATCAAGGGCCGCCGAAGCCGCCCTCGCCAGCCCAcaccatccacatgatcatcggtggcggGAACGACCCTTCCATCAATAGCGCAAACTTCACCACAACCCATAAGCTAAAACAGTCAATCACCCACGAATGGTATGACGAACTTGAAGAAAGTATCaccttcgataagtcagataccaacgGTTTGGAATTCCCTCACTATGACGCTCTCGTAATTactttacgaattttagatacTGACGTAAGACGAATTATGGTGGATGTTGGGAGCAACGCGTGTATTATCCATCCCCGAGTACTCACACAAATGAAACTTGATGATAAGATAGTACCACGCTGCATCATACTAACATgctttaacaatgcagttgaacgaaCATCTGGCGAGATGACACTCCCCGTCCTGGTGGGTGGCGTCACTCTGGAGACCActttccacatcatggaccaggacaCGGCATACAATGCCATAATAGGGCGACTATGGATACACATCATGAGAGCTATACCCTCCAGCTTGTACCAGAtcatcaaattcccaactccatgtGGCATATTCAGCATTCGCAGGGAGCGACGCATATCCCGAGAGTACTACCGCATCGCCCTAGACTGCACGGCTACCCAACAaatgagagatagagagaaagaggcatag